The bacterium genome segment GTCTGCAGGAGGAGTTCGGGCGGGAGATCGCCCTGCAGGCGAACCCGCTCCAGCCTTTCGATGAGCTGACGGTCAAAGGGGTGGACGACTCGAAAAAGCCGCGGCGGTCGCGGGGTAAGCGCCGGCAGGTCCGGCGGAAGAGCGGACCGTGAGCCGCCCGCCGAACGCCGGAGTCATCCGTCTACGCCCGCATCACCTCTTGTGCCTGGTAGCCTTTCAGGGCGAGGGGTACTCACCGGAATTCGTGGAGAAGACGCGGGATCTCCAGCGCGCTCTTCTGGCCGACGGCGGGGTGATCGAGCTGGTTCGCGGACCGGACGACCTCTGCGACGGTTGCCCGGAGATGAAGGATGAGTGCGTTTCCCTTTCTCCGGATTCCGGCGTGGACAGGCTCGACCGCGCCTCTTCCTCCCTCCTCGGAGTTTCCCCAGGGCGTCACCGGGCGGCGGAGCTGCTCCGGTCCATGAAGAAAACCTTCACCCCCGAACGCGGATACAAGGTCTGCGCCGAGTGTTCCTGGCTGCCCCGGATGGACTGCCCGCGGGTCATCGCGGTCCGGCTGAGGGAACTTTTCCCTGAAAAACCGACCCACGGCGGAGGATTCCGTGCGTAAATGCGGCGACGAGAGAGGGGTGGCCCTGGCCATGGCGTTGATCGTCCTGGCGGTGCTTTCCACCTTCGCCGCGCTCCTTCTGGCCCTGGCGAACTACGAGATAGTTTCCGCCGATGACGCGCGCCTGGCCGTCCAGTGCGAGGCGCTGGCCGAATCCGGCTGGAACTTTGTATTCCGCGAGCTGGCCGCCACCCGCTTCGACGGCCGGTCCACCCACGTCCTGGACGCCGACGACCGACTGGTCGTCAACGAGGACGCCCCCCTGGTCCCCCAAATCACCAGCCCCTCAACCGGCGAGGTGGTGGCGGTCATAGACGGTCCCGGCGCGAAGGAAGGTCTCGAGCGGAACCTGGACGACGGGGCCTACGTCTGGCGATGGTATCCCGGGGCCGCCTGGAACTCCCTCTCCAGCTCCGGGGTGCCGGAGGAGATCCGGGTCATCGCCTACTACAACGACCCCGACCGGTTGAGCTTCACCATCCAGGTCGAGGCCACCCTTTACCCGACGGGAAACCCGATCACGCGGCGGCTGCGGGTCACCGGACGCACCCAGCCCCTGGAGCAGTACGTCCTCTTCTCTGACTCCGAGCTCGCCCTGGCCGGCAAGGCCGACTGGTACGTGGACGGCGCGGTCCACGCCAACGGCGACCTCTGCCTCATGCCCGAAGGCTCCAGGGTACGACTTGACGGCCAGGAGGTCACCTCGGCGGCCAAGCTCCTCCGCCTGCGCGACCCCTGGGGGCGGGAGGGGCT includes the following:
- a CDS encoding DUF1284 domain-containing protein, with the protein product MSRPPNAGVIRLRPHHLLCLVAFQGEGYSPEFVEKTRDLQRALLADGGVIELVRGPDDLCDGCPEMKDECVSLSPDSGVDRLDRASSSLLGVSPGRHRAAELLRSMKKTFTPERGYKVCAECSWLPRMDCPRVIAVRLRELFPEKPTHGGGFRA